The Drosophila mauritiana strain mau12 chromosome 2R, ASM438214v1, whole genome shotgun sequence genome has a segment encoding these proteins:
- the LOC117137663 gene encoding WD repeat-containing protein 47, protein MNPESRDLDLGKGDVERPHFEAVTTLSDSQAIRSVDFHPNGKLYAVGSNSKTFRICQYPALSKLRHGHQTAVYPPSVLCKRTKHHRGSIYCTCWSRDGELIATGSNDKTIKYMRFNNDTNQLVGHEMELNMHDGTVRDMCFLDDSSTKSRLLASGGAGDCKIYITDCGTGTPFQAYSGHTGHILSLYSWNNAMFVSGSQDQTIRFWDLRVNVSVNTLDNDRKDGGLESSAVTAVCVDPTGRLLVSGHADSSCTLYDIRGNRPIQRFYPHTAEIRCVRFSPSAYYMLTCSYDNSIRLTDLQGDLAHELSSVVVAEHKDKAITIRWHPTEFSFISTSADKTATLWALPPS, encoded by the exons ATGAATCCGGAATCGAGGGACCTGGATTTGGGAAAG GGCGATGTCGAGAGGCCGCACTTCGAGGCGGTCACCACACTGTCCGACTCGCAGGCGATCCGGAGCGTCGACTTTCATCCGAATGGAAAGTTGTACGCGGTGGGCTCCAACTCCAAGACCTTCCGCATCTGCCAGTACCCCGCGCTGTCCAAGCTGAG ACATGGACACCAGACCGCGGTGTATCCCCCGTCCGTTCTCTGCAAGCGCACGAAGCACCATCGGGGCTCCATATACTGCACCTGCTGGTCGCGGGATGGGGAGCTGATTGCCACCGGATCGAACGACAAGACCATCAAGTATATGCGCTTCAACAACGACACCAACCAGCTGGTGGGCCACGAGATGGAGCTGAACATGCACGACGGCACGGTGCGGGACATGTGCTTCCTGGACGACTCGTCCACCAAGTCCAGGCTGCTGGCGAGCGGCGGCGCCGGGGACTGCAAGATCTACATCACAGACTGCGGAACCGGCACTCCCTTCCAGGCCTACAGTGGTCATACTGGCCACATCCTGTCCCTCTACAGCTGGAACAACGCGATGTTCGTGTCGGGATCCCAG GATCAAACGATACGTTTCTGGGATCTGCGAGTGAATGTCTCTGTGAATACGCTGGATAACGATCGTAAGGATGGTGGTCTGGAGAGCTCCGCTGTAACCGCGGTCTGTGTGGATCCCACGGGCAGGCTGCTGGTCTCTGGGCACGCTGACAGCTCCTGTACTCTGTACGACATCCGTGGCAACCGGCCCATTCAGCGCTTCTATCCGCACACCGCTGAAATAAG GTGCGTCCGATTCTCCCCATCCGCCTACTACATGCTGACGTGCAGCTACGACAACTCGATCCGGCTGACGGACCTGCAGGGCGACCTGGCCCACGAGCTGTCCTCCGTGGTGGTGGCGGAGCACAAGGACAAGGCCATCACCATCCGGTGGCATCCGACCGAGTTCTCCTTCATCTCCACGTCGGCGGACAAGACGGCCACCCTCTGGGCGCTGCCGCCCTCGTAG